The nucleotide sequence CAGTGACAGATGCATTAATTCATCATCCCCATATAGATAACATGAGCCAAACATGAACATATCTAGAATAGAGCAGGTTTAAGTCCTACAGAAACCAGAGAAACCAGAAAGGAACTGATTCCTACAACAAAACAGGAGAACCACAGGTTCCTCTCTATTGAGCAAAATGAAATTTCAACTAGATTCTGCTAACTTGGACAAGCCGTCACAGTTATCAGCATGACGATAGAGTTTGAAACTAGTTCTAGCTCACGCATGTGCCGCCTCCACACATGAGATTTCTGCCAAAACAGCCAGCAATTAAAGGGgattgttttaataaataaagttTTTTTCCTTCCACATTCTTACATAAAATTGGCATGTAAGGTTATGTAATCAGAGACTTACCCCATTAGACAACCAGAGCTTCTTTTGGTCTTCTTCTTGGCCATCTCCTTCGTTCGTGGGGGTTGAAGAACCACCTTGATTGCAGTATCAAATACAGCCTTGACGTTCTAATCAACCCAAAATGAAGAAAAGGTTTGAAATGAGTGATTTTAGGTAGGTTAAAATTTTCACTGAAATGGTGAGAGTTTTTGATGCAACCAATATTGAAATGCACCAATGGTCATTGTTGGTTCACCACAATTTCCTCTATGTTATACCTGTTGGGTTTTGGAGCTACATTCAATATATGCTGCAGCACCAGTTTGTTTCCTCAGCTCTTCCCCCTATAAAGAAATATAATGTAATTTAAGCCTGTAAACATTCTACAAATAGAAAAACAAGCGAACAAAAATGGCACAGAAGCTACTTGTGCTGGAGTTATTGTCGTTGCACCAGGATGATCAGCAAGATAAGCTTTGTCATCACGGAGATCTATAAATTCAGATAAACTAAAGTCTTTAGCATGATGATAACATGAAAAATTGTGCTAGTTAACAGTTTCCTCCTCAAAATGATTACTGACCTAATTTTGTTCCAACCAAAACTATAGGAACATTAGGCGCAAAGCGGCGAAGTTCTGGCATCCACTGGTGTTCATAAACCAAAAATGTTAACATCTTCCATCAATAGATTTGTTGATTAGGAAGCATAAATTCAGtactaatagcaaatgaaaataatgacaaaataaataaaaacatgattGTTGAGTCTGGAGATCAATTAGACAATTCTCTACCTGAGGAAagcatgaagaaaaaaaaaagatatacaGGAAACAAAATGGGAATGGTTAcaactatacaagaagaagaaaaacaacttGCAAACAGATATTATTGCCAAAATGGTTGACACAAGCAAGTCAATATAAATGCAATAAACAAAAATTATCAGTTAAACCTGACCTTCTTGAGAACATTCTCATAGCTTGGCCTGCTAATTAGAGAGAAAGCCAGAACAAAGACATCTGCTCCTCTGTAACTTAATGGTCTCAATCTGCTATAGTCTTCCTGCCCTGTACAAGAAGGAAGT is from Zingiber officinale cultivar Zhangliang chromosome 7B, Zo_v1.1, whole genome shotgun sequence and encodes:
- the LOC122005387 gene encoding rac-like GTP-binding protein 2 — protein: MSATKFIKCVTVGDGAVGKTCMLICYTSNKFPTDYIPTVFDNFSANVSVDGSIVNLGLWDTAGQEDYSRLRPLSYRGADVFVLAFSLISRPSYENVLKKWMPELRRFAPNVPIVLVGTKLDLRDDKAYLADHPGATTITPAQGEELRKQTGAAAYIECSSKTQQNVKAVFDTAIKVVLQPPRTKEMAKKKTKRSSGCLMGNLMCGGGTCVS